A region of the Candidatus Uhrbacteria bacterium genome:
TCACGCGGATGATGCCGATTCACTCGCGGAGCGACTCAAGTATCTGACCAATGCCGTCGGGCCTCATCTCGATGGAATCCAGCTCAACATGACATGGCCTCCACCGAGCCGAGTCTACGCATACGGAAAACCGATTACGCTCGAACTTGGGAAGCATGCGCTCGGAGCCTGCAACCATCATCCTCAGGAAATCTGCTCACGCTTGCAGGCGTACAAGAATGACATTGCGCGCGTGCTCGTCGATATGAGCGCCGGCCATGGCATTCCCCTGTCTGTCCCCTACATGATGCGACTTCTCGTCCCCATTGCCGAACGCTTCCCGAATCTCGGGATCGGCGTGGCAGGCGGTTTGTCGCTCGAGCTCCTGGACCAGATTGAGCCGCTCATCAAGGCCATTCCCCACCTCAGCATCGATGCTGAAGGTGCGCTGCGGGATGCAGCCGACCATCTCGATCTTGAACGTGTACAGCGCTATCTGGAACGAGCTTATACCCTCTTTTGCTGATATCAGCCCCTCCTTATCTCCAAGGAGGGGTTTTCCATTCTCGCTACGAAACGCCATACCAAAACCGCCCTGGCCTTCTTAGCCTAGGGCGGGATTGTGAATTATACGATGGTGACGCTTGAGACTTTGTCGCCGTCTTCTTTGAAGCGCATCAGGCGGACACCTTGGGTGTCGCGTCCGAGGGACGGAACACTCTTGAAAGGCGTGCGGACCACGATGCCTTTTTTGGAGATCATGACGAGGTCCTGCTCATCGTCCTTGCCGGAGATGAAGGCGCCAATCACTCCGCCTGTTTTGTCCGTGACTTTCATTGTACGGATACCGGAGCCGCCGCGGCCTTGCTGCTTGTATTCCGAAAGCGAGGTGCGCTTACCGAGACCGTTTTCCGTGAGGACGAAGAGTTCGAGTAGGCCTTTATCAGCGAGCTTTGGATTGATGACGTCCATGCCCACGACTTCATCGTTCTTTTTCTTGAGGAGAATACCGCGGACACCGGCAGCTGAACGGCCCATGGCGCGGACGTCCTCTTCTGAGAAACGGATGGACTGGCCTTCACGCGTGACAAGCGAGATGTCGTCGCCGCCATTGGAAGGTTTAACCCAGATGAGCTCGTCGCCGTCATGGAGCGAGATCGCGATCAAGCCGGAGCGGCGGACATTGGCGAATTCATCGAGAGATGATTTTTTGATTGTGCCTTGGCTCGTAACCATCACAAGGAATTTTGCGCCTTCCATATTTTCCATCGGAAGCGTGATGGAGATTTTCTCGCCTGGAGCGAGCTGGAGGAAGTTCACGATGGCTTGGCCCTTGCTGGTACGGCTGCCGACCGGAAGTTCATAGGCTTTGAGACGGAACACGCGGCCACGGTTGGTGAAGAACATGATTTCCGTGTGCGTGTTGGTGGTGAACATGCTCATCACTTGGTCTTCATCCTTGGTTTCCAAGCCGATGACGCCCTTTCCGCCGCGGCCTTGGCTCTTGAAGGTGTCTGGCGGTAAACGCTTGATGTAACCGTCGGCGGTCAGCATCACGAGCGTTTCTTCCGAAGGAACCAAATCCTCCATCGCGAGCTCCCCGACCGGACCGGAGATGATCTTGGTGCGGCGTTCATCGCCAAACTTCTCTTTCAAGTCGGAAACTTCTCCCTTGATGATGGCGAGAATCTTTTTGGCGGAGGCGAGAATGCTCTCGAGCTCCTCGATGAGCTTCTTTTTCTCTTCCCACTCCTGCTCGACCTTCAAACGATCGAGGTTAGTGAGCTGCTGCAAGCGCATGTCGAGAATGGCTTGAGCCTGGATTTCCGACAATTTGAACTTGGTCATCAAACCGATGCGGGCCTCGTCCTTGTCTTTGGACTTTTTGATGAGCGCAATGATTTCATCAATCTTCAAAAGAGCGATGCGCAAGCCTTCCAAGATGTGCATGCGCTCCTTGGCGCGGTCCAACTCGTATTGTGTACGGCGACGGACAACTTCTTTGCGATGCTTGAGGTATTCCTCGAGCAAATCCTTGAGCGTGAGGATGCGCGGCTGGATGCCGTCGATCAAACAGAGCGAGTTTACGTGGAAGGTTTCCTGAAGCTGGGTCATCTTGAAGAGCTGGTTCAAGACTTTCTTTGGGTAGGCGTCCTTTTTGAGCTCGACGACCATGCGGATGCCGTCTTTGTTGGATTCGTCGCGCAAGTCGCGGATGCCCTCGATTTTTTTCTCGGTGACGAGCTCGGCGATCTTTTCCAAAAGCTGGGCCTTGTTTACCTGGTACGGCAATTCATCGACGATGATGCGGAAAGCGCCGGCTTTCTCCTCAACAATTTCCGTTTTGGCGCGGATAACGATACCGCCTTTTCCGGTGGCATACGCCTGCTTAATGTCGTTCTTGTTGTAGATGATTCCGCCGGTTGGGAAATCCGGGCCCGGAATGATTTTTACGAGGTCGTCGATTTCAATGTCAGGATTTTCGATCAATGCGGCGATACCGTCACAAACCTCGGTGAGGTTGTGAGGCGGCATATTGGTCGCCATACCGACGGCGATACCGAGGGTACCGTTCAAGAGCAGGTTCGGAAGCTTGGCCGGAAGAACTTTTGGTTCATCGTGGGAGCCGTCATAGTTGGGGCGGAAGTCGACGGTTTCACGATCGATATCAAAAATGAGTTCTTCCGCGATTCCGGAGAGCTTGGCTTCTGTATAACGCATGGCGGCAGCGCCGTCACCGTCGACAGAACCGAAGTTTCCTTGGCCGCGGACCAACGGATAGCGCATGGCAAATTCTTGAGCCATGCGAACCATGGAATCGTAAACAGCCGTGTCGCCGTGCGGGTGATATTTACCAAGCACTTCACCGACCACGGTGGCGGATTTGCGGAACTTGGCGTTGGCACGCAGGCCGAGCGTCCACATCGCGTACAAAATACGGCGGTGAACCGGCTTCAAACCGTCGCGGACATCCGGGAGAGCGCGGTCGACGATAACGCTCATGGCGTAATCGAGGAACGCGACCTGCATCTCATCGACGAAGGGGGCGGAAACGGTGTTTACGGGATTCGGGAGAATCTTTTCCTGTTCAGACATAATAGGCAGTGGTTGGTGGTCAGTGGTCAGTGGTCAGTGAGCGCCTACTTGGTGCTTGAAGCGGTTGCGGCTTGGAATTGTTTTCTGGCCTGCTCGAGTTTGATGTTGGTTTGGTCGATTTCCTGTTTGATCTTTTCTGCGTTTCTCGTGAATTCTTCCATTGCTTGATCCGGTTCTCGTGCCGGCTGCCAA
Encoded here:
- the gyrA gene encoding DNA gyrase subunit A, which translates into the protein MSEQEKILPNPVNTVSAPFVDEMQVAFLDYAMSVIVDRALPDVRDGLKPVHRRILYAMWTLGLRANAKFRKSATVVGEVLGKYHPHGDTAVYDSMVRMAQEFAMRYPLVRGQGNFGSVDGDGAAAMRYTEAKLSGIAEELIFDIDRETVDFRPNYDGSHDEPKVLPAKLPNLLLNGTLGIAVGMATNMPPHNLTEVCDGIAALIENPDIEIDDLVKIIPGPDFPTGGIIYNKNDIKQAYATGKGGIVIRAKTEIVEEKAGAFRIIVDELPYQVNKAQLLEKIAELVTEKKIEGIRDLRDESNKDGIRMVVELKKDAYPKKVLNQLFKMTQLQETFHVNSLCLIDGIQPRILTLKDLLEEYLKHRKEVVRRRTQYELDRAKERMHILEGLRIALLKIDEIIALIKKSKDKDEARIGLMTKFKLSEIQAQAILDMRLQQLTNLDRLKVEQEWEEKKKLIEELESILASAKKILAIIKGEVSDLKEKFGDERRTKIISGPVGELAMEDLVPSEETLVMLTADGYIKRLPPDTFKSQGRGGKGVIGLETKDEDQVMSMFTTNTHTEIMFFTNRGRVFRLKAYELPVGSRTSKGQAIVNFLQLAPGEKISITLPMENMEGAKFLVMVTSQGTIKKSSLDEFANVRRSGLIAISLHDGDELIWVKPSNGGDDISLVTREGQSIRFSEEDVRAMGRSAAGVRGILLKKKNDEVVGMDVINPKLADKGLLELFVLTENGLGKRTSLSEYKQQGRGGSGIRTMKVTDKTGGVIGAFISGKDDEQDLVMISKKGIVVRTPFKSVPSLGRDTQGVRLMRFKEDGDKVSSVTIV